In Chelonia mydas isolate rCheMyd1 chromosome 20, rCheMyd1.pri.v2, whole genome shotgun sequence, a single genomic region encodes these proteins:
- the CDK4 gene encoding cyclin-dependent kinase 4 isoform X1, translated as MASRRGARMAKEMRAQYEPVAEIGVGAYGTVYKARDLQSGKFVALKNVRVQTNENGLPLSTVREVALLKRLEHFDHPNVVRLMDVCATTRTERETKVTLVFEHVDQDLKTYLDKAPAPGLPVEKIKDLMRQFLSGLDFLHSNCIVHRDLKPENILVTSGGQVKLADFGLARIYSCQMALTPVVVTLWYRAPEVLLQSTYATPVDMWSVGCIFAEMFRRKPLFCGNSEADQLGKIFDMIGLPAEDDWPLDVALPHCAFTARSPQPVELFVPEMEKLGAQLLLEMLTFNPYQRISAFNALHHLYLQDKSLVEG; from the exons ATGGCCAG CCGGCGCGGTGCCAGGATGGCGAAGGAGATGCGGGCGCAGTACGAGCCGGTGGCGGAGATCGGCGTCGGCGCCTACGGCACCGTCTACAAGGCCCGGGACCTGCAGAGCGGCAAGTTCGTGGCCCTCAAGAACGTGCGCGTCCAGACCAACGAGAACGGGCTGCCGCTCTCCACCGTGCGCGAAGTGGCGCTGCTCAAGCGCTTGGAGCATTTCGACCACCCCAACGTCGTccg GTTGATGGACGTCTGCGCCACCACCCGGACGGAGCGCGAGACCAAGGTGACCCTGGTGTTTGAGCACGTGGATCAGGACCTGAAGACGTATCTGGACAAGGCGCCGGCCCCAGGCTTGCCAGTGGAGAAGATAAAG GACCTGATGCGCCAGTTCCTGAGCGGCCTGGACTTCTTGCACTCGAATTGCATCGTGCACCGCGACCTGAAGCCGGAGAACATCCTGGTGACCAGCGGTGGGCAAGTGAAGCTGGCGGACTTCGGCCTGGCCCGGATCTACAGCTGCCAGATGGCCCTGACCCCTGTG GTGGTTACCTTGTGGTACCGCGCCCCGGAAGTGCTGCTCCAGTCGACCTACGCCACCCCCGTGGACATGTGGAGCGTCGGCTGCATCTTTGCCGAGATGTTCCGGCGGAA GCCCCTCTTCTGTGGCAACTCAGAAGCCGACCAGCTGGGCAAGATTTTTGA cATGATCGGGCTCCCGGCAGAGGACGACTGGCCCCTGGACGTGGCCCTGCCGCACTGCGCCTTCACGGCACGCTCCCCACAGCCCGTGGAGCTGTTTGTGCCAGAGATGGAGAAGCTGGGGGCGCAGCTTCTCTTG GAGATGCTGACCTTTAACCCCTACCAGCGGATCTCGGCCTTCAACGCACTGCATCACCTTTACCTCCAGGACAAGAGCCTGGTGGAGGGGTAA
- the CDK4 gene encoding cyclin-dependent kinase 4 isoform X2 → MAKEMRAQYEPVAEIGVGAYGTVYKARDLQSGKFVALKNVRVQTNENGLPLSTVREVALLKRLEHFDHPNVVRLMDVCATTRTERETKVTLVFEHVDQDLKTYLDKAPAPGLPVEKIKDLMRQFLSGLDFLHSNCIVHRDLKPENILVTSGGQVKLADFGLARIYSCQMALTPVVVTLWYRAPEVLLQSTYATPVDMWSVGCIFAEMFRRKPLFCGNSEADQLGKIFDMIGLPAEDDWPLDVALPHCAFTARSPQPVELFVPEMEKLGAQLLLEMLTFNPYQRISAFNALHHLYLQDKSLVEG, encoded by the exons ATGGCGAAGGAGATGCGGGCGCAGTACGAGCCGGTGGCGGAGATCGGCGTCGGCGCCTACGGCACCGTCTACAAGGCCCGGGACCTGCAGAGCGGCAAGTTCGTGGCCCTCAAGAACGTGCGCGTCCAGACCAACGAGAACGGGCTGCCGCTCTCCACCGTGCGCGAAGTGGCGCTGCTCAAGCGCTTGGAGCATTTCGACCACCCCAACGTCGTccg GTTGATGGACGTCTGCGCCACCACCCGGACGGAGCGCGAGACCAAGGTGACCCTGGTGTTTGAGCACGTGGATCAGGACCTGAAGACGTATCTGGACAAGGCGCCGGCCCCAGGCTTGCCAGTGGAGAAGATAAAG GACCTGATGCGCCAGTTCCTGAGCGGCCTGGACTTCTTGCACTCGAATTGCATCGTGCACCGCGACCTGAAGCCGGAGAACATCCTGGTGACCAGCGGTGGGCAAGTGAAGCTGGCGGACTTCGGCCTGGCCCGGATCTACAGCTGCCAGATGGCCCTGACCCCTGTG GTGGTTACCTTGTGGTACCGCGCCCCGGAAGTGCTGCTCCAGTCGACCTACGCCACCCCCGTGGACATGTGGAGCGTCGGCTGCATCTTTGCCGAGATGTTCCGGCGGAA GCCCCTCTTCTGTGGCAACTCAGAAGCCGACCAGCTGGGCAAGATTTTTGA cATGATCGGGCTCCCGGCAGAGGACGACTGGCCCCTGGACGTGGCCCTGCCGCACTGCGCCTTCACGGCACGCTCCCCACAGCCCGTGGAGCTGTTTGTGCCAGAGATGGAGAAGCTGGGGGCGCAGCTTCTCTTG GAGATGCTGACCTTTAACCCCTACCAGCGGATCTCGGCCTTCAACGCACTGCATCACCTTTACCTCCAGGACAAGAGCCTGGTGGAGGGGTAA